Proteins encoded by one window of Ictidomys tridecemlineatus isolate mIctTri1 chromosome 7, mIctTri1.hap1, whole genome shotgun sequence:
- the LOC101965914 gene encoding gamma-crystallin D, whose amino-acid sequence MGKITFYEDRGFQGRHYECSSDHSNLQPYFSRCNSVRVDSGCWMLYEQPNYLGGQYFLRRGEYPDYQQWMGLSDSVRSCRLIPHAGSHRIRLYEREEYRGQMVEITEDCPSVQDRFHLSEIYSLNVLEGSWVLYELPNYRGRQYLLRPGEYRRHLDWGAVNARVGSLRRVMDFY is encoded by the exons ATGGGGAAG ATCACCTTCTATGAGGACAGGGGCTTCCAGGGCCGCCACTATGAGTGCAGCAGCGACCACTCCAACCTGCAGCCCTACTTCAGCCGCTGCAACTCGGTGCGCGTGGACAGCGGCTGCTGGATGCTCTATGAGCAGCCCAACTACTTGGGCGGCCAGTACTTCCTGCGGCGGGGGGAATACCCTGACTACCAGCAGTGGATGGGCCTCAGCGACTCTGTCCGCTCCTGTCGCCTCATCCCCCAC GCTGGCTCCCACAGGATCAGACTGTATGAGAGGGAAGAATACAGAGGCCAGATGGTAGAGATCACTGAGGACTGCCCCTCTGTTCAGGACCGCTTCCACTTGAGTGAGATCTACTCCCTGAACGTGCTGGAGGGCAGCTGGGTCCTCTATGAGCTGCCCAACTACCGCGGACGGCAGTACCTACTGAGGCCGGGGGAATACAGGCGTCACCTCGACTGGGGCGCTGTGAACGCCCGAGTGGGCTCTTTGCGGAGGGTCATGGATTTCTATTGA
- the LOC101976328 gene encoding gamma-crystallin C, which yields MGKITFYEDRSFQGRCYECSSDCPNLQTYFSRCNSIRVDSGSWMLYERPNYQGNQYLLRRGEYPDYQQWLGLSDSISSCRLIPQQAGSHRILLYEREDHKGLMVELTEDCSCIQDRFHLNEFPSLHVLEGCWVLYEMPNYRGRQYLLRPQEYRHYQDWGAVDAKAGSLRRVVDLY from the exons ATGGGGAAG ATCACTTTCTACGAGGACAGGAGCTTCCAGGGCCGCTGCTACGAGTGCAGCAGCGACTGCCCCAACCTGCAGACCTACTTCAGCCGCTGCAACTCCATCCGCGTGGACAGCGGCAGCTGGATGCTCTATGAGCGTCCCAACTACCAGGGCAACCAGTACCTACTGCGGCGCGGGGAATACCCGGACTACCAGCAGTGGTTGGGCCTCAGCGACTCCATCAGCTCCTGTCGCCTCATCCCCC AACAGGCAGGCTCCCACCGGATACTGCTATATGAGAGGGAAGACCACAAGGGCCTCATGGTGGAGCTAACCGAGGACTGCTCCTGCATACAGGACCGTTTCCACCTCAATGAGTTTCCCTCCCTCCATGTGCTGGAGGGCTGCTGGGTCCTCTATGAGATGCCCAACTACAGGGGACGGCAGTATCTACTGCGGCCCCAAGAGTACAGGCACTACCAGGACTGGGGAGCCGTGGACGCTAAGGCAGGCTCTTTGAGAAGGGTGGTGGATTTATACTAA